Proteins from a genomic interval of Arvicola amphibius chromosome 10, mArvAmp1.2, whole genome shotgun sequence:
- the Morn3 gene encoding LOW QUALITY PROTEIN: MORN repeat-containing protein 3 (The sequence of the model RefSeq protein was modified relative to this genomic sequence to represent the inferred CDS: inserted 1 base in 1 codon), which produces MPVTKCPRKSEPLWKGWDWKAQKNGLRHQVFAVNGDHYVGEWKDNLKHGKGTQVWKKSGATYEGDWKFGKRDGYGTLSHPDPETGKYRRVYSGWWKGDKKSGYGIQFYGPKDYYEGEWCSNQRSGWGRMYYRNGNIYEGQWKNDKPDGEGMLRLKNGNRYEGSWERGMKNGHGRFFHLDHGXLFEGFWVDDVAKCGTMIDFGRDEAPEPTQFPIPKVEIQDPDGVLKEAIAALMNSEDEED; this is translated from the exons ATGCCAGTCACCAAGTGCCCAAGAAAATCAGAGCCCCTGTGGAAGGGGTGGGACTGGAAGGCCCAGAAGAATGGACTGAGGCACCAAGTATTTGCAGTGAACGGCGATCACTATGTGGGCGAATGGAAAGACAACTTAAAACATG GGAAAGGAACACAGGTCTGGAAGAAGAGCGGCGCTACCTATGAAGGGGACTGGAAGTTTGGGAAGCGAGATGGCTATGGCACCCTCAGTCACCCTGACCCGGAGACCGGAAAGTACAGAAGGGTGTACTCAGGCTGGTGGAAAGGGGACAAGAAATCG GGCTATGGGATCCAGTTTTATGGACCCAAGGACTATTATGAGGGTGAGTGGTGCAGCAACCAGCGCAGCGGGTGGGGACGCATGTACTACCGCAATGGCAACATCTACGAGGGCCAGTGGAAGAACGACAAGCCTGACGGGGAGGGCATGTTGCGGCTGA AGAATGGGAACCGATATGAGGGCAGCTGGGAGAGAGGCATGAAGAATGGGCACGGGCGTTTCTTTCACCTGGACCATG AGTTATTTGAAGGCTTCTGGGTGGATGACGTGGCCAAGTGTGGTACCATGATTGACTTCGGCCGTGATGAAGCCCCGGAGCCCACCCAGTTCCCCATTCCTAAG GTAGAGATTCAGGACCCAGATGGTGTGCTGAAGGAAGCAATAGCTGCGCTGATGAACTCGGAGGATGAAGAGGACTGA